The DNA segment ATCCCACAAGACTCATGTGACTTGAATAGGTCGTGCAACTACAGATAAGACTATGTAACCTGCATATGTAGCTCTAACTTACGTGGGCCCTTATGCAGTCCCTATAGGTATAAAAATGTGATCACGTATTATTCTCTTATATTGCATTTAATATTGCAATAATAATATATAACCTTAGTCAAATGGACTTCTATATTTCTTAAAACTTATTACACTGATAACTTCTTAAAGAGTGAAACAATGCATAAGTTAATTGTTCGgccataaaatatatttatttttttaatctagatAGACCCTCCCTAAACCAATCAGAAGCAGAAGCTTCATGCACTAGGCCACTCCTTTATTTTTCGTTTGTACATGATGGCAATTTTTAGTGTTTTGATACAAACCATATGTGCCACATATGCACTATGCATTGCCCTAGCTGCTAGGATAGCATGTTGCTCTCCCAACATTGCTTGGCAATTGAAATTCATCTAGTTTTTGCCTGTCATTAAGTTAATAGAGTTAAATATATTGAAAAAGTATACCTTATCAAATGTAAGTTTAGAATTGTTTCATTAAACAAAGAAGCAAATACTTGCAGCACTAAATTCTGTCCTAACAACATCaaacaaccacatatagcatcaaTAAGAAGGAAGCTCCTTACCTCCAACTGGAACAGAACACCACCGCAGCAAAAGCACATGCAAAATAAACACAGGAAAGGAACATCAGATCCAGTATGCCATTTAAAAATACAAACTTCGTAATTTCTTCTCAAGCTACCCATTTTCAAGTACATATTAATCAGGAAagattcaaatgaaaaaaaagaaaacagaaaagaACCTCTCTGTACTTATGCAGATACAATTTCAGCGGCTCGATATAGTCCTCGAATCCCAGAGTGGCCATCGCCCACAGCAGATCGTCGCCATTAATGGTCTTTCTTTTCTCCCGCTGGCATTTATCACTGGCCCTAGAACACCAAATTATCAAACTATTAATTAACTAAACCAACCAAAAGGATCATCCCAAGTACAAGAAGAGAGAAGGGGGAGGGGACGAAATCAGACTCGCTGGTGATGAAGCTAATGAACTCGGAGACACACTCCTGGACGGTCTCCTTGGCGTCCTTGGCGATCTTGGCGTTGGCGGGGAGCGCCTTCTTCATGATCCGGCTGATGTTGGCGATGGGGAGGAAGCGGTCCTGCTCCCGGACGCTGGATCGGGGGCTCTGGTCACCTCCGCTTTCGTGGCCGCAACCTCCACCACCGGGGCTAGCCGGCGCATCCGCCATGCTTGGGACCCTGACAGATCCACGAACAAACCACCAAACAGATCCATGGAGACCCAAACCCTAAATCGGGGAAGGAAACGAAGAAGAAAAAGGGCGTGGACGTACCTTTGCTTTGCTTGGATGGGAGGAAGAGAAGGCTTTTGTATTTGGCGCGCGCGCAGCGAAGGGAGGCAACAAAGGAGCGAGGGAGGAAGGGAGAGAGACGGGGGAAGAGGAGATCGGACGCTGGAGACAAGGAGGCGGAGACGACGACTGGGATGGGAGACGGGAGACCAAGTTTGGCTATCTGCACCGTTCGTCCCCCCTTTTCACGAAGTGGGACCCACCCCAAGCGGTTAGTcgaattttctttcttatttataatttttaaaaaagaaaagaaattctgTGATATTTTTGTTTGGGTTTTCTTAAATAAATGGGTTATCTTTTATGTTAATTtccttctaaaaagtgggatgaaGTATGGTGTAGGCATCTCCGGAAGTCGTGTGGTGTTGATTAGAACGTGAGATTGGGAAATCTTAATTGATGGCGGTAAATATATGATGCGAAAGCTGTGAGTATTCGCCCGCCACTGGGTGGGCATGACTGCCATTTAGTCCAAAATAACGGGGTATTTTAGTCCaagtattattttaaaatattttatataattggaTCAAATATATGGGGTAAAATTTTGTCAAAACACctctaattttgatttttttttttttggttggtaCTTTTTTTCCAATCAGTACCCCACTTTTTTCCTATATCTGAAAATGACCCTATTATGACAATCAAAAAAATTCCTATTATTTACAgtgtcttttatatatatatatatatatatataggattataGTGTTTTTGATATTTTCACAAAAACAATGTGATCCTATATCAAAACACAGTAACCGACTCAAAATTTAATATAAACTAACTTATCGATCCTGTTTAATTTTAAGTAGAATTTCTTATTGATTTAATAACCATAACATGTAAAAAAACTAACTTTTATGCTAGTTATTGTGTTTTTATGGatgtactaaaaatattataactgtgttttgagtttttttatttctatgttaGGGACCATTTGGGGACATAGGGAAAGGGGGGCATTGATGTAgaaaaactaatatatatatatatatatatcctctccATTTTCTTGTGTAAAGCTACCAATGCTAAGCTTAGGGAAGACAAATACTAGTCAAGCCTTGTGATACTTAGGAGGTGTCAGTGTTTAGCTTATCAaaaagttaataataaaatataagtatCTTAGGTAgtttatcaaataataataataataatttatttttttatcagatGATGCCCTTCTAATTCATTTTTACCTTGGTGtgtctttttttctatttaaataaaaatatccttatcttttatatcaaatgatattaaaaataagaaataattCACAATCTTTTTTTTTCAACTGATTCGatccaaatcaaaatttttaaaccCAAACTCAACTTTCCTCCTAGTTTTTCTCTTCCTCCCTTCTATTGATCTCTACCTTGTCCCCTCTCTGCTTTCTCTTCCACCTCGCTCCATTCCTCCTCATCCTCGTCCTTTGTCTCTCCCTTTGTTACTTTCTCCTCTTTGTCATTAAACTATTGAAAGAAAATGTTGCCATTGTATTGCTAAAGCCTCAACTGCATCGATATTGGTATTCACAACAATGATACCAATATGCATTCACATTAAGATAAACATATGCACATCAAACACAAGTGAAACGAAGTATTTATACAATATTGATTATAATGTTTGAATATCAAATGACATATTACAATACATCTCGTATCTAAAGAGTAAAACTTGTCATATCATTATAGTCAATTCTCTCATTCGATTGTGACATAATAAAAATCAATCAATATAATATTTGTTATTTCCAtcagaaataataatatatagcTTTATATGAAATTCAATTCTTTGAGAATGAGGTGCAACGAATGACAAGAAGATaatagagagagaggaggaggtggaggaggaacgagataaggaagaggaggagaagaaggttgGGGAGGAGAAAAAGACAAAAGATAAGGAGAAGGTAAAGAAGGAAGATGAGGGGGAAGGAGGTGGAGGAGAAtgacgaggaagaggaaggataTGAGGTATAGGAGGAAGAGATAAAAAGAgaatgaagaggaagaagataaaggcagaggaggaggaggaggagatacaaaggagaaagaggagggGAATGAGGTGGAGGAGAAAGAGGAATAGAACGAGGCAGAGGAAGTAAAAGGGCGTTAAAGGGGGAGGTGATAGTGTAGGGAAGAAGGAAGtgaaggatgaggaggaggggaagaaggTTTGATTGAATCAATTCAAAATCTATTTAGTTTCAAATGGTTCATAATTTACTGATTCTGGTTcataagtttttttattatttataaaaaattagattCTTATAAGTAAAACTAAATAGAAAAGTGCTATTCAGTAAAAAAAAACCAATAGTATAAGTTTTTTTTAGTAAAATGccctattattttttaaaaaaaatttaaagactaagaagaaaaaatatatataccacAAGAAGTGAAAATCTTAAGCATTCAttacatatataataaaattatcatatgTGATATGACCTAAGTGTTAGATTCTCTATTAATTATCAATAACAAATTATCTATGAGAAACACATTTGCTCCTATAAATACTATATCCTAGGCCATTAAtgtcaaaaaattcataagattTTCTACCTCCCCTTATAATTAATGAATAAATGTAGAGATTTTTTTCAAATGTAATTTAAttagtaatatttttttcttacaatagtattttttattgaaCGGATAAATTCTATGAGAATATAAGGGAGATtgagtttttcttctttttgatatAATTATTGCTGTGATGttcacaaaaagacttaaaaTTTATAATAGGTGGTTTCTTCTTTTATACTAGAGATGTTGAggctgttagcataaaatctataatcatgttATTTGTAATgcgaaaaacttttatgccaggattgaaatcaaataaaattagatataacaatattacgatgcgtaccttttattGTTGTTAAGAATAAATCTTATCCGATCTATAGGCGCACCATCGTCAGATCTAAGATATCAATCTGCAATGAGAACTAGATCATTCTCctttcttcctatcttttcacaaaaCCACTTAAATTGATAGATTAGggagattgaaaaaaaaaaaccttgatCTCTCAACTATGTTTAGATGCATCTCTTTAGCCCCTAAAgaccctgtctatttataggcgagagtagagagtctatgataagttattaggagagtccctcccatcaaaggcatcccctaaggaatcctactataacatgaacttcttttctattagctaataatcataatcataatccaatcatatctataatatatcttacctaattaaatagggtcacataatctaatattctcccacttgacgcattaattagtaagatacaaaaaagacttaaaataaataaataaaaattatttaaaaataataatttgaccCAATTAGATTTTGAAATTTTAGTAAAACTATATACACGCGcgtgaattttttaaaaataaatcaataagtccaataaatataataatactatattaagtctgactaacaatatgagtTATGTCATCGGTatcacacttccttctatgtactacaacattgttagtctttcctaatatagtccaaaatgactattataatttatcttattaagaCAGTCatatcatcacattcaaccataatatgtacgtacataattgtgaacaagatagcagaaataaataactttaagtacgtaagcaAGAATACCAATTATAGTATTCACTCAAATATACATTACCATATTCTTTATGGGtcgctcacaaacccaatcataagaacatgttctttcaaaatactttaggctATAAATCCTAAGTGAATGACTAGCAATCATTatagtggaactcaagtaattaattgacgtTGGATATTTCTGGACTCcttttctctaaccatcaagtactttataccataatgcatagagatacaataatacttgtcattattagagaagaaaactactataatatcataaaatatcttcaatgactTGGCAATTGAATCTAactacaccaagtcctgagataaaattttacagtaaaaaaTTTTGatacctcaaagcatgccacaaaatcaacttttattattaatataataaattatccCTCTAATTGATATAGGTATTAACtataaggtggacttcctattattaaggtaatttatacaatcagcatCTGAAAAATAACATCATTTCAAATTGATATAATTTCATATTTATGAGCATATAATCCTCTGTCCCTTCCtgatatcttattattttctttgtagTCCTTTAGCGTTTTTACTTCTGGataactccaatatatacccaaccttttaactataaaattgatatatGTTTCGACACAAGCTTGAGCACAAACTTCCAACTATGCATAtacaaagaattttttttttatctgattcttttaaagtcattttaaagtatttactattaactaaaattttatttttatgatttactgaacaaagttgtatattaaatcttttcaagacTCGATTGATGTATCCTTTCTAAGATAGTCTTCACAACCATTGAGAtctatccttgaattactcaatgttaataatataagatgtctcattcatatcaatcatcttaaaacttttagtgacaaatttcttgatttagtataataaaccaagatcactaggtaaggtaaaatattatccatatataagaccaatataataaacttgctatcactaatataaatactgatcaataGTTTTTtccttaaatctaaaaataataatatcaagaacctttatatatcattatcttgaagcttatttaaggtcataaatggactCCTGAATTTGtataccaaattttatatttctttcattttttttgtaaATCGTTTAGAGTAACCCAAATAAAGCtagatctttaaaaaaattattttcatatcattatgatataactcaaactcataataagtcactaatgtcatgatgattattaataagttcattaaaaactaaatatctcgttatggtcgatacattctttatgagtaaaacttttaactacaagtctgaccattatatcgtTCGACATTGTTCTTTGAGTTATATTTATAcaatagactcttttacaattattggataatttgataaatttatctAACAATATTGtagttattgattttaactcttcttttattgcatcatattatttttttaaaattattacttttCATGACCTATGAAAATAATAAGAGATCCATTCTGAttcttatatcataatataattcttgtaaatatgtaacataataaccataaatgataagattcctttccctttgagatattctcgAAGTTGTCA comes from the Musa acuminata AAA Group cultivar baxijiao chromosome BXJ2-8, Cavendish_Baxijiao_AAA, whole genome shotgun sequence genome and includes:
- the LOC135619309 gene encoding nuclear transcription factor Y subunit B-like — its product is MADAPASPGGGGCGHESGGDQSPRSSVREQDRFLPIANISRIMKKALPANAKIAKDAKETVQECVSEFISFITSEASDKCQREKRKTINGDDLLWAMATLGFEDYIEPLKLYLHKYREVLFCFLFFHLNLS